Genomic window (Streptococcus porcinus):
ATGTCATAAACGAGTGGCATCGTGTTAATCAAAATAAAGCCTAATTGCTGAATATTTAAAGTACCAATCTTAAATAAAAAATCATAAGCACCCATTAATGGGTGCTTATGATTTTTTATTTAACAAACATGGCATCACCAAAACTAAAGAAACGGTAATGTTCACTGATAGCGTGTTTATAAGCTTCCAAAACGAAATCACGCCCAGCAAAAGCTGAAACTAACATGACAAGGGTTGATTTTGGTAGGTGGAAGTTGGTTGAAAAAGCATCCACCACCGTAAAACGGTAACCTGGCTTAATGAATATATTAGTCCAACCAGAATCTGCTTGAATACCACCATTAAATTTGTTGCCAATTGTTTCAAGTGTCCGAATGGAAGTAGTACCAACAGCAACAACACGCCCACCGGCTTTTTTTACTTGGCGCAAAGTATTAGCTGCTTCCTCAGAAAGTTGGTAAAATTCAGAATGCATTTCGTGCTCATCAACATTATCTACTGAAACGGGGCGAAATGTTCCAAGCCCAACATGAAGAGTTAAGTAAACTAAATGAACTCCTTTTTCTTGAATTCTTTGGAGTAATTCCTGTGTGAAGTGTAAGCCTGCAGTGGGAGCAGCAGCAGATCCATTTTCCTTAGCATAAACAGTTTGGTAACGCTCAGAGTCGTCTAATTTTTCATGTATATATGGAGGAAGAGGCATTTCGCCAAGACTTTCTAAGACCTCTAGAAAAATTCCTTGATAAGAAAAGGAAACTATTCTACCACCATGATCTAGTTCTTTTATGACCGTTGCTTTTAAGCGACCATCGCCAAAACTGATGGTGCTACCTACTTTGAGACGTTTAGCAGGCTTAGCCAAAACTTCCCATTCGTCACCTTTGGTATTTTTGAGAAGAAGAAGTTCAACATGACCATGAGTATCTGGTTTTTCTCCATGAAGACGTGCTGGTAGAACACGAGTGTTGTTCATAACTAGAGCGTCTCCAGGATTAAGCTGGTCAATGATATGGTCAAAGTGACTGTCAACCATCTTTTTTGTTTTGTGATCGATAACTAGTAGTTTTGAACTGTCTCTTTGTTCAAGTGGTGTTTGTGCGATTAATTCTTCAGGTAATTCAAAATCAAAGTCGTTTGTATTCATTCTAGCTCCTTTAAGGGCTTTTCTCCTAGTGGATATAAACCCAATCCTAATTATTATATCACGTGAGGATACCTACGTCATTATAGAAAGTTTAAAAATAAGGAGCTTGACAAAAATTGGTATATACCATATAATAAAACTATAAAAGGTCTATACCAATAAAAGGAGATAAAATGAAAGTAATTCATGTAAAGAATCAAGAGGAAGGTGGGCAAGTTGCTTTCTCACTATTAAAAGAAGCTATGTCTAATGGGGCTAAAACCTTAGGATTAGCAACAGGTAGTACACCACTTGCTTTTTACCAAGAAGTTGTAGCAAGTGATCTAGATTTTTCTGAGATGACAAGTATCAATTTAGATGAATATGTTGGTTTGCCAAAGGAACATTCTCAAAGCTATGACTATTTTATGAAGGAGCATTTGTTTAATGCGAAACCGTTCAAGAAGAGTTTCTTACCAAATGGCTTAGCAACTAATCTAGCAGAAGAAACTAAGGCTTATGATAAGGTTATTGCGAATCATCCTATTGACTTCCAAATCTTGGGAATTGGACGCAATGGGCATATCGGATTTAATGAACCTGGGACTTCTTTTGAAATGACAACGCACGTTGTGAATCTTGAAAAGTCAACCATTGAGGCCAATAGTCGTTTCTTCGAGAGTATTAATGATGTACCAAAACAAGCAATATCTATGGGAATTGCCTCTATTATGTTATCCAAAACAATTGTGTTGATGGCTTTTGGCAAAGACAAAGCAGAAGCAATCAAAAAAATGGTTTCTGGTCCAGTTAGTGAAGACTTACCAGCTTCAATTTTGCAAAAGCACAAAAATGTGATTGTCATTGTTGATAAAGAGGCAGCGTCAGAATTATCCAAATCTTAATCTCCAGATTCCTAAGCGAAAGGAGGCTATCCTGCCTTTCTTTCGTTTTTTTGTGTTAAACTATAACTATGCGTTTAGACAAATTGTTAGAATCTTGTCAGGTTGGTTCCAGAAGGCAAGTAAAAAAATTAATTAGTACTAAAAAAATTACTATTGACGATAGAATAGCCATTGGAGGTCGCCAAAATGTCGATCCAGGACTTCAAACGATTATAGTGGATGGTAAAATATTGCAGGCAAAAGGTCATCATTATTTTCTTCTCAATAAACCCAGAGGGGTTGTCTGTGCATTAAAAGATAGAGAGCACCCAACTGTTATTGATTGTTTAATAGAAGCTGATCGATTTCCTAGTCTCTATCCTGTAGGCCGCTTGGACAGAGATACTGAAGGTTTAGTATTGTTAACGGATAATGGTCCCCTCGGTTTTCGGATGTTACATCCAAAACATCATGTTGACAAAAGTTATTATGTTGTCGTTAATGGTTTTTTAGGAGATGATCTCCTATCATTCTTCAGGTCTGGAGTTGTCTTTTTTGATGGAACAGTCTGTAAAGCTGCAGCTGTCGAGATTTTATCAGCTCGGGAAAAGCGATCGGTGGCTATGGTAACACTCTCTGAAGGGAAATTTCACCAAATTAAAAAAATGTTTTTAGCATATGGGGTCAAGGTCATCTATCTGAAGCGAATTACTTTTGCTGAATTTTCTCTTGGGAATCTCGCAGAAGGTGAGTATAGAACATTAACAGATCAGGAAAAGGCTATTGTGAAGCAGTACTTAGAGTGAGAAAAAATATCACATGAAAAAATTCACAATCCTTGAAAAATATTAAAAGTGTCTATATACTGAGTAGGTAATATTTTTAAGGAGAATAGTAATGCCAAAAAAATTATCAACTAAATGGGCAATCCTGTCCATTTCCCTTTTTTTGATGTCTCATTTAGCGATAGCCCCAGCTATTCCTAAATTATATCAATTATACCACCAGTCAAATCCTCATATTGGGCTAGCTTCAGTGGAAACCTTGGTGACAATTCCTGCGATGATGATTACTATATTTGTTATCCTCAGTAATTTTGTCGTTGCGAAAATTGGTAAAAAGAATACCATTAAGCTAGGTTTAATCCTTATCTTACTTTCAGGGCTTGGTTCTTTTTTAACAAGACAATTTGTTATTGTTTTGATTTGTCGTTTGCTTTTGGGGATTGGAATTGGCCTTTATAATTCTCTTTCGATAAGTATTATCAGCGATTTTTACGAGGGTGATGAGCGTGCTAATATGATTGGTTTTAGGACAGCAACTTTAAATATTGGTAAAGCTTTGACTACCTTTATTGTTGGGCTAGCTTTATTGATTGGTGTAAATTATACTTATCTTATTTACTTGTTAGTTATTCCTGTTTATTTCTTTTTCAATGCAAAGGTTCCTGAACTTGAAAATGAGCTAGTCTCTGTACGAGCTGCTCGTCTGTTTAATCGCCAAATTGCGGTATTAATGTTAATTACTTTCTTGGTTGGTATTGCCTATATTGGGGCAACAGTAAAAATTCCAACTTTGTTGGTCACTAAGTATCATTATTCTAGCTTTTTTGCTAGTAATATGTTGACGCTGTTAGCATTCTCAGGCATTTTTAGTGGTTTTCTTTTTGGTCAGTTAGCAAAAGTGTTGCAAGAAAAAACTCTGCTAGTCATGTTGAGCATGATGGCGGCTGGAAATTTAATTTTCACCTTTGGGAATTTGCCAATTCTCTTTTTCATAGCTGCTTTTCTAATAGGAGCTAGCTTTGTAGGAACTATGTCATCAGTCTTCTATTTTATTGCTAAGCATTTTGGTAAGGAACACAATCATTTTATTACCAGCTTGGCTATTACCGCTGGCAACATTGGTGTAATCTTAACGCCTATTATTTTAACAAAACTACCATCAGCTTTACATTTGGAAGCTTTTGTGACACCTTTTGCTATTAGCGTTGGTCTGATGGTCGTCAGCTTGTTACTCTATCCACTTTTGAAAAAAGACTAAAAGTGTTGAGCTATCTTAGGATAGCTCATTTTTTTCGAATAAAAAGGTAGGGAAAAGAGGAGGAATTGATGCTAAAAGCCGTAGACAGTTATGGGAAGACAATCTCCTTATTAGAAAAAGTTCCGGATAAGGGAGATTATTATTGTCCATTATGCCGAGGGAAGCTTTGCTTAAAAAAGGGAAAAGTGATACGCCCTCATTTTGCTCATCTGAATTTACGTGATTGTCAATTTTTTCAGGAAAATGAGTCGGTTGAACATCTCACTTTAAAGGCTTTGGTCTACAATGCCTTACGGCCACTACACAATGTAGAAATTGAAAAATACATTGAGACATGTGGCCAGGTTTCAGATATTATGGTCAATCATAAGTTAGCTCTTGAGATTCAATGTAGCCCCTTGCCAATAGAGCGTTTAATGGTGAGGACTAGTTCTTACCAGGAAAAAGGAATTTTTGTTCGGTGGCTCTTAGGACAAAAGCTTTGGTTGAAGAATAAATTGACTGCTTTGCAAAAGCAATTTTTATATTATTCTAAAACTTATGGTTTTCATCTCTGGGAATTGGATGTCAAAAAGCGAGAAATCCGACTACAGTATATGATCCATCTTAATCTCTTTGGGAAAGTGTATTTCCAAACAGAAACTTATTCCTTAACTCATGATTTACTAGCTGTTTTGAGATTACCATATAAGGGAATTCCTGCCAAAAAAATGAAGATTTACATGCAAGATAAAGTAAAGTTAAGCATTCAAAAAGCTCTTCGAAAGAAAAATGCTTATTGGATGAAAGAGCAAGAAAAAGCTTATTTAAAAGGGGATAATTTATTAGCGAGACAAACAGAAGAGTTCTATCCTCAAATCTACCCTCCACGGTCAGATGTCGGCTTTTGTCAGATTAAAATGGATTATCTATCAGACTATCGGCGCTTTTGCTGTTATTACAAGAATATTAAGAATAAGAAGGTGCAAACGATTCATCCTCCACTCTTTTATGATAAAATAGGGGAAAAGAAAATTTAGGAGGTTATGATGGCAGATAATAGAAGTCATTTGGAAGAAAAGTACACATGGGATTTGACTACTATCTTTGATAGTGATCAAAGATGGGAAACGGAAGTTAATGCCTTAAAAATAGACTTAGAAAAGGCTCAGTCTTTAGCTGGACAGCTTTTAGACTCAGCGAAAAATTTATTAGAAACAACGGAAGTCCAATTGGATTTGTCAAGACGTATTGAAAAGGTCTATGTCTACGCTCATATGAAAAATGATCAAGATACGACAGTTGCAAAATACCAGGAATATCAATCAAAAGCATCAGCTTTATATGCAAAATTTAGTGAAGTTTTTTCGTTTTATGAGCCAGAATTCATGACTATTCTTCCGAACCAATTTGATGAATTTCTTAAGGAAGAACCTAAATTGGAAGACTATCATCACTTCTTTGAAAAACTTCTTAAAAATAAAGAACATGTTCTTAGTCAAGCTGAGGAAGAACTTCTAGCAGGAGCTCAAGAAATTTTTAACGGTGCCGAAGAGACCTTTGGACTTTTAGATAATGCTGATATCCAATTTCCAATTATCAAAGATGAAAAAGGACAAGATGTTGAAATTACGCACGGTAATTTTATCCACTTGATGGAATCTAAAGATCGTCAAGTTCGTCAAGCTGCTTATGAAGCCTTATACAGTACCTATGAACAATTTCAACATACTTATGCTAAAACACTCCAAACTAATGTTAAGGTAAACAATTATAAGGCACGCGTTCATCATTATGAATCTGCCCGTCAAGCTGCTATGACCGCAAACTTTATTCCCGAAACAGTTTACGATACCCTTCTAGAAGTTGTTAACCGTAAGCTTCCATTATTACATCGGTATTTAGAATTAAGAAAAAAAATATTAGGTTTAGAGAGTTTAAAAATGTATGATGTCTACACACCGCTATCTCAAACCGACCTATCTGTCAATTATGACCAAGCTTTGGAAAAAGCTGAAAAAGTCTTATCTATTTTTGGAAAAGAGTATAGTGACTATGTTCACCAAGCCTTTTCGGAAAGATGGATTGATGTTCATGTCAATAAAGGGAAAAGATCCGGGGCTTATTCAGGTGGGTCTTACGACACTAAAGCTTTTATGCTGTTAAACTGGCAGGATAATTTAGACAACCTCTATACCTTGGTGCATGAGACAGGCCATAGTTTGCATTCAACTCTAACACGAAAAAACCAACCTTATGTCTATGGGGATTACAGTATTTTCTTGGCAGAGATTGCTTCAACAACAAATGAAAACATCTTAACAGAGGCTTTATTGAAAGATGTTACAGATGAAAAAGAACGCTTTGCTATTCTAAATAATTACTTGGATGGCTTTAGAGGAACTATTTTCCGCCAAAGTCAATTTGCTGAATTTGAACATGCTATTTATCAAGCTGACCAAAATGGTGATGTCTTAACAAGTGATTATCTAAATCACTTATATGCACAGTTGAATGAAAAATATTACGGTTTAGCTAAAGAAGATAACTATTATATTCAATATGAGTGGGCACGTATTCCTCATTTCTATTATAATTATTATGTTTATCAATATGCTACAGGTTTTGCGGCAGCAAGTTATTTAGCAAACAAGATTGTTCATGGCCAACAAAAGGATATTGATAACTATTTGTCTTATCTAAAAGCCGGTAATTCTGATTATCCATTGAATGTTATAGCAAAAGCAGGCGTGGACATGACCAACGAAGCTTATTTAGAAGATGCCTTTACTATTTTTGAAGAACGTCTTACAGAATTAGAGGCTCTAGTCGAGAAAGGTGTTCATTTATAAAAAAATATTTGATAATTCTTTCGCCTAGAAAATATGTTTATATGGAGACTATTTTGCTTAAAAACAAGGAGCGATAAATGGGGAAATGGGTTATTTTTGATATGGATGGTGTTATCGTAGACTCGGAGTATATTTTCTTATCAAGTAAAACAGAAATGTTGTTAGATCGAGGAATTAACACAGATGAGACGTATCAATATCAGTTTATGGGGACAACTTTTGATTACATGTGGCGTGTGATGAAAGAAGAGTGCCAACTTGCTGATTCGGTAGAAGAATTAATTGCAGAGATGAATAATAGACGAGAAGAGATTATAGCTAGAGATGGTGTCAGAGCTGTTAAAGGTATTAAAGAGTTAGTAACTTACTTAGTAGATTTGGGTTACCAACTAGCAGTAGCATCTTCTTCCCCGAAAGCTGATATTAATCATAATCTGTCAGAATTAGGTCTCACGCAGTATTTTACGGTCACTGTAAGTGGTGAAGAAGTGGCTCGTTCAAAACCAGCACCAGACGTTTTTCTTAGAGCAGCAGAATTACTGGGTGCGATTCCAGAAGCAACATTTGTCTTTGAAGATACCAGAAATGGTAGTTTAGCAGCTAAAGCGGCAGGAATGATTTGTTTTGGTTTTGTAAATCCAGATTATCCTAAGCAAGATATGACAGCTTGTGATGAAGTTTTCGAAAAATTTGAGGATTCCTATTGTTTCTTTCGCTAAGTGTTTTTTGTTATTTGGCTATTTAGGTAAAAAGTAGATGCCAACCCCTCATTAGGATTAGTGGTGGTTGACACTAAAAGTTTTTTGAGCGGGGATAATGGAAGCTAAGTACTTCACACTTCTTGACACTGCTTGATAGACTGTGATATGCTAAATTTATGGTTGAATCGTATAGTAAAAATGCAAATCACAATATGCGTCGTCCGGTTGTGAAAGAAGAAATTGTTGACTTTTTAAGAAATAGGCAAGCACCTAATACAGGTTTTTTAGCTGATATCGAGGCTTTTGCGCATCGCGAAAATATTCCTATCATTCAGCATGAAGTGGTGGCTTATTTTCGTGTCTTGTTGCAAGCCTTACAGCCGAAAGACATCCTTGAAATTGGGACTGCAATTGGCTTTTCGACCTTGTTGATGGCTGACACGCTTCCTCATGCGAGGATAAAAACAATTGATCGCAATCCAGAGATGATCAGTTTAGCCAAAGATAATTTTTCTAAACATGATTATCGCAAACAAATTACCCTTTTAGAGGGGGATGCAGTAGATATTATTGGACAGATAGACCAGCAATTTGACTTTGTTTTTATAGATTCTGCAAAATCTAAATACATTGTATTTTTACCAGAAATCTTAAAGCGCTTAAAGAGAGGTGGTATTATTATCTTTGACGATGTTTTCCAAGGGGGAGACATTGCTAAGCCGATTGAAGAGGTTAGGCGAGGTCAGAGAACTATTTATCGAGGACTTCATAGATTGTTTGAGGCTACTTTAAATCATCCTGGTCTAAGTTCAAGTTTGATTCCACTTAGCGATGGCCTTTTGATGGTACGCAAAAATCAGGAATGTGTCGATTTAGTTGATTAAGTAATATTTAAGAAATTATGTTATAATGATTTGGTTAAAGATAAAGAAGGAGCACATTAAAAATGAAAAAATCGAATAAGCTAGTTACAGGATTTGTAACTTTGGCTTCTGTAATGACCTTGGCTGCATGTAGTTCAACTAATGATAGTACCAAAGTTGTTACGATGAAGGGTGACACCATTACTGTTACTGACTTTTATAAGGAAGCTAAAACATCAACTGCTGCTCAGCAGTCAATGTTAAGTTTGATTATGTCTCGTGTTTTTGAACAAGAATACGGAAAGAAAGTTTCTGATAAAAAAGTAGAAGAATCATATAACAAGACAGCTAAGCAATATGGTTCATCATTCTCAGATGCTCTTGGTCAGGCTGGATTAACAACTGAAACTTATAAAAAACAAATTCGTACAACAATGTTAGTAGAGTACGCTGTTAAGCAAGAAGCAAAAAAAGAATTAATAGAAGCGAATTATAAGAAAGCTTTTGAGTCTTATAGCCCAGAAATGACAACTCAAGTTATTATTATGGATGATGAAGCCAAAGCTAAAAAAGTGTTAGAAGAAGTTAAAGCTGAAGGTGCTGATTTCTCTAAAATAGCTAAAGAAAATACTGTTGAATCAGCTAAAAAGATTGATTTCACTTTTGACTCAGCGGGAACTGATTTACCATCAGATGTTATTTCTGCTGCAGGTAAGCTAAATGAAGGTGCTAAATCCGAATTGCTCACTGTTATGGATCCGTCAACTTATCAGAAAAAATACTATATCGTAAATATGGTTAAGAAATCTGAGAAAAAATCGGACTGGAAAGAGTACAAAAAACGCTTAACAGAAATCATCATGAAATCAAAAGAAAATGATACGGCTTTCCAAAATAAGGTTATCTCTAAAACTTTGGACAAAGCCAACGTTAAGATTAAAGACAAAGCCTTTGCTAATATCTTGTCACAATTTGCTTCTAACAAAGGTAAAGGTGGAATTTCTTCAACAGTAGGTAAAAAATAATTAAGGTTTGACCCGACTAAAAAAAGAAGTTATAATAAGACCATTAAGAATTGCTAATAATTAGGATTTTCACCAGAAAAGTGACGGTTGATGCGAGTCATGATTATTCTTATTAGCATGCTACTTAATAAATACAATTACATATAACAATAAAGATAATGACAAGTTCATTGAATGGAGGTGGTACCGCGGTTTTCGCCCTCTATACAGTGCACTTGTCTTTTATCTTGATTAGGAAAAAAGGAAGGAAAGAAAGTTTTAAGACAAAAAGATGAGTTCAAACTCAATGAAACATTTTTAAAATGTGGTGAGTGAATCTTCTTGTAACAATTACTCCTTGTTGAGGAACTTTCTAACATGTAACAATGAAAACTTTAACATCTGCAGAAATTCGTCAAATGTGGTTAGATTTTTGGAAATCAAAAGGTCATGCTATTGAGCCTTCAGCTAACCTTGTTCCGGTAAATGATCCTACGCTGCTCTGGATTAACTCGGGAGTCGCTACTTTAAAAAAATATTTTGATGGTTCTGTAATTCCTGAGAATCCAAGAATTACAAATGCTCAAAAATCTATACGTACAAATGATATTGAAAATGTAGGCAAGACGGCTCGTCATCATACTATGTTTGAGATGCTGGGCAATTTCTCTATTGGAGATTATTTCCGTGATGAGGCTATTGAATGGGGGTTTGAACTCCTAACAAGTCCAGAATGGTTTGATTTTCCAAAAGATAAACTTTATATGACTTATTATCCAGCAGATACTGATTCTTACAATCGTTGGGTTGCGTTGGGTGTAGACCCAAGTCACTTAATTCCTTTAGAGGAAAACTTCTGGGAAATTGGTGCGGGTCCTTCAGGTCCAGATACTGAGATTTTCTTTGATCGTGGCCCAGCCTTTGACCCAGAAAACATTGGGATCCGTCTTTTGGAAGAGGATCTTGAAAATGATCGTTACATCGAAATTTGGAATATTGTTTTGTCTCAATTCAATGCTGATCCTGATGTGCCTCGTTCTGAATATAAAGAACTTCCTAATAAGAATATTGATACTGGTGCAGGTTTAGAACGCCTAGTTGCCGTGATGCAAGGGGCTAAGACAAATTTTGAAACTGACCTCTTCATGCCGATTATTCAAGAAGTTGAGAAACTCTCCGGTAAAGATTATGATCCAGATGGCGATAATATGAGCTTTAAGGTTATTGCTGATCATATTCGCGCTCTTTCATTTGCGATTGGCGATGGGGCCCTACCTGGGAATGAAGGTCGCGGCTATGTGCTTCGTCGGTTGCTTCGTCGTGCAGTCATGCATGGTCGTCGATTAGGAATTACCAAGACTTTCCTTTACAAATTGGTTGTGACAGTTGGTCAAATCATGGAATCTTATTATCCTGAAATTCTTGAAAAACGTGATTTTATCGAAAAGATTGTTAAACGTGAGGAGGAAACTTTTGCCCGTACTATTGATGCCGGATCAGGTCATTTGGATCAATTGCTAGCGCAGTTAAAAGAAGAGGGCAAAGATACGCTTGAAGGAAAAGATATCTTTAAATTATACGATACCTATGGTTTCCCACTAGAATTAACTGAGGAAATGGCAGAAGATGCAGGTTATAAGATTGATCAAGAAGGCTTCAAAGCTGCTATGAAAGAACAACAAGATCGTGCGCGTGCAGCTGTTGTAAAAGGTGGCTCAATGGGGATGCAAAATGAAACCTTAGCAGGTATTGTTGAACCGTCAGAATTTTCCTATAAAGAAGAAACCTTAGACGCTAAACTTTCAGTTATTATCGTGGATAACGAACGTAGCGATATGGTTTCTGAAGGTCAAGCTCTACTTGTTTTTGATCGTACACCGTTTTATGCGGAGATGGGTGGACAAGTGGCAGACCACGGTGTTATAAAAAATGCAAGTGGCGATATACTTGCCAAAGTGATTGATGTGCAAAAAGCACCAAATGGGCAGGCACTACATACTGTTGAAGTCTTTGCAAGTCTTTCAGTTGCTGCTATCTATACTTTAGAAATCGACCATAAACGTCGCTATGCTGTTGAGAAAAATCATACGGCAACCCATTTATTACATGCTGCCTTACATCATGTTATTGGCCAACATGCAACTCAGGCGGGTTCATTGAATGAAGAAAGCTTCCTACGTTTTGATTTTACACATTTTGAAGCGGTCACAGCAGAGGAACTCCGTCGAATTGAAGAAGAAGTTAATCAGCAAATTTGGAACGCTATTACCGTTAAAACGATTGAAACAGATGTTGACACAGCTAAATCAATGGGAGCAATGGCTTTATTTGGTGAAAAATATGGCAAGGTTGTCCGTGTTGTTAAAATTGGTGATTATTCAGTTGAACTTTGCGGTGGGACTCACCTTAACAACACATCAGAAATCGGTCTCTTTAAAATTGTCAAAGAAGAGGGAATTGGATCAGGAACACGTCGGATTTTAGCCCTAACAGGTCAACAAGCTTTTGAGGCTTTCCGTCAACGCGAAGATGCCCTTAAAGAAATTGCTGCTAATTTAAAAGCCCCACAA
Coding sequences:
- the alaS gene encoding alanine--tRNA ligase, giving the protein MKTLTSAEIRQMWLDFWKSKGHAIEPSANLVPVNDPTLLWINSGVATLKKYFDGSVIPENPRITNAQKSIRTNDIENVGKTARHHTMFEMLGNFSIGDYFRDEAIEWGFELLTSPEWFDFPKDKLYMTYYPADTDSYNRWVALGVDPSHLIPLEENFWEIGAGPSGPDTEIFFDRGPAFDPENIGIRLLEEDLENDRYIEIWNIVLSQFNADPDVPRSEYKELPNKNIDTGAGLERLVAVMQGAKTNFETDLFMPIIQEVEKLSGKDYDPDGDNMSFKVIADHIRALSFAIGDGALPGNEGRGYVLRRLLRRAVMHGRRLGITKTFLYKLVVTVGQIMESYYPEILEKRDFIEKIVKREEETFARTIDAGSGHLDQLLAQLKEEGKDTLEGKDIFKLYDTYGFPLELTEEMAEDAGYKIDQEGFKAAMKEQQDRARAAVVKGGSMGMQNETLAGIVEPSEFSYKEETLDAKLSVIIVDNERSDMVSEGQALLVFDRTPFYAEMGGQVADHGVIKNASGDILAKVIDVQKAPNGQALHTVEVFASLSVAAIYTLEIDHKRRYAVEKNHTATHLLHAALHHVIGQHATQAGSLNEESFLRFDFTHFEAVTAEELRRIEEEVNQQIWNAITVKTIETDVDTAKSMGAMALFGEKYGKVVRVVKIGDYSVELCGGTHLNNTSEIGLFKIVKEEGIGSGTRRILALTGQQAFEAFRQREDALKEIAANLKAPQLKEVPAKVASLSEQVRDLQKENYELKEKAAAAQAGDLFKEVKEVNGHRYIATEVSVADAGALRTFADNWKQKDYSDILVLVAAIGEKVNVLVASRDKAVHAGNLIKNLAPIVSGRGGGKPDMAMAGGSDASQISALLSAVPNFLK